In Streptomyces sp. TLI_146, the genomic stretch CGGCACGGCTCGCCAGCACCACCGCGGGCCGCACCCCGTCCCCCACCAGCCGGGCGAACGCCTCGAACACCGATCCGCCAGGCGCGCACACAGAACGGCGCGGCGCCGAGAGCTCGTCCCCCACGTCGACGACGAGCGCGGTGGTACGGGGCGCGGGCGCATGCACCCGCCCCCGCCACTCCCGGGCCAGCCGGGCCACGGCCTCCCCCTCCGGCTTCACCCGCCCCGAGCTGGTCAACAGCCCAAGGCTGTACTCCAGTTCGGGAAAGTCGGCCAGCGACCGGTCCACGTCGTGGGAGCACCACCACGTGACCCCCCACAGATCCGCGCAGTCCAGCGCGTTCACCACCGTCGCCTCGGTGAACGCGGCCGCGTGCCCGGCCGGGATCAGCGGGGCGGGCGCGCCCACCTCCTGGAGCCACACCGGCCGCCGCGGATCGTCCGCCCAGGCCTTCGACAGCTCGACGAGGTACGCGGCGTGGTTCTCGGTCGCGACACCGCCGCGCCCGTGCGCCTGGGCCGTACCGTTGAACACCCAGGAGTGCACGGTGGTCATGGCGCCGAGCCGCGCGGCGTGCGCGGGGGTGAACGGCTGGTCGTCCTGGTACCAGGCGGCGTCGTACTCGGCGTGCACATGGGGCCTGTCCGGCGCGCCCTCCTCGCACGCGGCGAGCATCCGCTCCAGCCACTCCCCGGCCTGCGCGGGCGTGATGCGGTCGGGGTCGGGGTGCGGCCCGGCCGCGAACTGGTTGATCTCGTTGCCGAGCGTCATCCCGATGAAGTTGGGCCGGTCCGCGAGCGCCCCCGCGAGGGTGCGCAGCAGCGCCGCCTGCCCGTCGAGCACCTCGGGGTCGGTGAAGAGGCTGCGCCGGTGCCAGGTCTGCGTCCAGGCGGGCAGGAAGTCGAAGCTCGACAGATGGCCCTGGAGCCCGTCGACGTTGACATCGAGGCCGCGTTCGCCCGCCGCGTCGGCGAGCTGGACCAGCTGCTCGACCGCGCGCGGCCGGATCAGGGTGCGGTTGGGCTGGAAGTACGGCCACACCGGGAAGACCCGGATGTGGTCGAGGCCGAGCGCCGCGATCGCGTCGAGGTCGGCGCGTACGGCGTCGAGGTCGAAGTCGAGCCAGTGGTGGAACCACCCCTGGCCAGGCGTGTAGTTGGCGCCGAAGCGCACGGCGGCAGGCATGCGGGCCTGTTGTGAAGGCATGCGGGTCCGTTCTGTGGGCGTACCGCGGGGCGAAGGAGGAGGCGAGCGGGGACGAAGGGCCACGGGGCTCAGCCCTTGACCGCTCCCTCGCCGACGCCGCGGAAGAAGTAACGCTGCAGGCAGGCGAAGAGCACGATGAGCGGGGCGACGGCGATGACCGTGCCCGCCGCGACGAGCCGTTCGTCGTTGGCGAAGGTGCCGTGCAGATAGTTCAGGCCGATGGTGAGGGTGAAGCGGTCCGGGTCGCTGAGGACGATCAGTGGCCACAGGAAGTCGTCCCAGGCGCCCATGAAGGCGAAGATGGCGACCACGGCGAGGGTGCCCTTCACGGCGGGCAGGGCGATGCGCAGATAGCGCTGCCAGGCGTTGGCGCCGTCGACGTACGCCGCCTCCTCCACCTCGTACGGGAGGTTGAGGAAGGCGTTGCGCATCAGCAGGACGTTCATCGCGCCGATGGAGCCGGGCAGCAGGACGGCGATCAGGGTGTTGTTGAGGCCGAGGTCCCGCATGGTGGTGAACTGGGCGATGATGATGCCCTCGACGGGGACCAGCATGGCGAGGATGAACGCGAGGGTGGCCGCCCGGCGGCCACGGAAGCGCATCCGGGCCAGGGCGTATCCGGCGAGGGACGCGCCCACGCAGTTGGTGACGACGTTGGCGGCGGCGACCTTCAGCGAGTTCAGGGCGTAGTCCCAGACGGGGATGGTGTCGGCCACGCGCGCGTAGTTGTCGAGGGTGGGCTGCCCGGGCAGGAACTTCGGCGGGGAGCTGAAGATGTCCTCGTGCGGCCCCTTCAGCGAGGTGGAGAGCTGCCAGAGGAACGGCCCCACGGTGAGGGCCAGGACCACCAGGAGCAGCACGTACCGCAGCACGAGCTGCCAGAGGGGAACGCGTCGCCCTTCCTTGTCGGTGACGCCCCTCCCGCGGCGGCGCACGGCGGTCGCCGGGCCCGTACGAGTCGCGGTACCCGTGTCGGTGTCGATGCTCACGCGTCCTCCCTCCGGTCCGCCCGCAGCACGAGCAGCATCAGCGCGACGGTGACGGCGAAGACGACCACGGAGATGGCCGAGGCGTAGCCGACCCGGCCGGTCAGACCGGTGCCGACGCGCTGGACGAGCATCACCAAGGTGGTGTCCTCGCCCGCCGGGCCGCCGCTGGGGCCCGCCATCAGATAGACCTCGGAGAAGACCTTGAAGGCCGAGACCGAGGAGAGCGCGGCGACCAGGACCATGGTGGAGCGCAGCGCGGGCACGGTGACGGTGAAGAAGCGACGGATCGCCCCGGCCCCGTCGACCGCGGCCGCCTCGTGCAGCTCACGCGGTACGTTGGCCAGGGCCGCCAAGTAAATGATCATGTAGTAGCCGAGGCCCTTCCAGACCGTGACCGCCATCGCGCTGCACAGCAGCAGCCACTGGTCGCTGAGGAAGCCGACCTTGCCGACGCCCACCGCCTCCAGGACCGAGTTGATCAGCCCCCGGTCGTCGAGCATCCACACCCAGATGAGGCCGACCACGACGATGGAGGCCACGACCGGGGTGTAGAACGCCGCCCGGAAGAAGGCGATGCCGGGGATGTGCCGCTGGACGAGCATCGCGAGCAGCAGCGGCAGGACGACGAGGGCCGGGACGACGCCGAGGACGTACAGCGTGCTGTTGCGCAGCCCGGTCCAGAACATGTCGTCGTGCCACAGCTCGCGGAAGTTGGCGAGGCCCACGTAGTGGCCGGGCACCAGGGTGCGGCGGTCGGTGAAGGAGTTCACCACGGTGCTGACGAACGGGTACAGGCTGAACACGCCGACGACGAGCAGTCCGGGCGCCGCGAACAGCCAGGGGCTGGTGGGCAGTTGGCGCCGGATGCGACGGCCGGCCCGGTGCGGCCCGGAGCGGGGGCTCCGGGCCGCCGGGGCGGCGGCGAGGGGGCCGGACGGGTCCGCCTGGGCGGCGGTGGGGCTGTTCACGGACGGCTCAGCTCTGCTTCAGCAGCTGGTCACAGGCCTTGACAGCGTTGTCAAGCGCTTCCTTGGGGCTCTGCTTGCCCTGGAGCGCCTTGGCCACCTCGTTGCGCAGCGCGGTCTTCATCTGCTCGCTGAACAGCACCGGCGTGTAGTTGACCGCCGTCTTCAGGGACTTGGCGGCGGCGATCCGCACCCGGGTCTCGTCGGTGCCGTCCTCCTTGGTGAAGTACGGGTCGTCGAGCGAACCCGCGGTGCTCGGGAAGATGGCGACCTTCTTGGCGAACTCCATCTGGTGTGCCGCGTCGGTCACGAAGTGCGCGAAGGCGACGGCGGCGGGCTTCCGCTTGCTCTTGGAGTTCACCATGACGCCCATGACGTACATGTTGGCCTTGCCGGTGCTGGTGATCTGGTCGGTGATCCCGATGTTCTTGTAGAGCGTCGGGGCCTGCTTCTTGAAGTTGGCGAGGTCGAGTGCGCTGCCGGGGTTCATGGACACCGACTCGGTGAGGAACTTGTGCCCGGCCGACTCGGGGGTGGCGGTCAGCGCCTGCGGGTCGAGCGCCTTGGCGTCGTACAACTCCTTGTACTTGGTGAGGAGTTCGACCCCCTTGGCATCGTTGAACGCGAAGCCGTCGCCGCTCTTGTTCATCAGCTCGACGCCGTAGCGCCCGAAGTCCTCGATCGTGGGCACGTTGGCGAAGGTCGCGATCTTCCCGTTGCTCTTGCGGGCCATCGCCAGCCCGTCGGCGAAGACCTCGTCGTACGTCTTCGGCGGTTTGGCCGCGTCCAGCCCGGCGTCGCTGAACAGCCGCTTGTTGTAGAACAGCGGGCCGGTGTTGAGGTACCAGGGGAAGGCGTACGTGCCCGGCGTGCCCGGTATCCGGTGACTCTGCCAGGCGCCCGGCAGATACTCCTTGCGGTAGTCGGCGGCCGCCTTGTCCAGGTCGAGCGCGAGACCGGCCTTCGCGAGCGGGGCCACCAGGTCCGGCGAGACGTTGACGACGTCGGGCAGGGTGCCGCCCGCGGCGTCGGCGCTGATCTTGTCGGCGTAACCCTCGGCGGGCCGGTCCACCCACTTCACCTCGGTGCCGGGGTACTTCTTCTGGAAGTCCGCGATCACGCCGTTGAAGTAGTCCTTGAAGTTCGCCTGGAGGTTCCAGGTCTGGAAGGTGATCTTCCCTTCGACCTTGCCGGACGCGTCGGACGAACCGGAGTCGGAGTCGCCGGAGCAGGCGCTCAGCGGCAGGACGGTGGCGAGGACGGCGGCAGCGGCGAGTGCCCTGCGGGAGATGCGCACGGTGTACGGCTCCTTTGCTCGGACCAGACGTGCGGACGGCGGCGGTCGGCCTCGCCGGGGGCCGGGGGGTGTCCCCCGGAAAGGCGCGGTACCGGACGCTCACATCGGCAGACTTTGCGGTGCGAATCTTCAAAAAGTCAATAGGCGGCCCTAGTTGGATGATGTATGCGCAGGTCACCGCCGCGAATCGGGGTAGTTGCAGCGATCTACTAATGCGCTTTAGAGTCATGGTGCTCAAGCGCATTAGTACGCTGGGGCATTCACCGGCCACGGACCGGTCGGATCCAGCGGGAAAGGGGCACGGGTGACGGACAGCCCGCCGTCCGGCAAGGACACGCAGGCGGCCCGGCGCACGGTGGCGCGCCGCCCGACGATGAAGGACATCGCCCAGCGGGCCGGGGTGTCGGAGAGCGCGGTGTCATTCGCGCTCAACGACCGCCCCGGCGTCTCCGAGGTCACCCGGGACCGGGTCCGCCGGGTCGCCGAGCAACTGGGCTGGCGGCCGAGCACGGCGGCCCGGGCGCTCTCCGGCGAGGGCGCGGCCACGGTCG encodes the following:
- a CDS encoding glycosyl hydrolase; this encodes MPAAVRFGANYTPGQGWFHHWLDFDLDAVRADLDAIAALGLDHIRVFPVWPYFQPNRTLIRPRAVEQLVQLADAAGERGLDVNVDGLQGHLSSFDFLPAWTQTWHRRSLFTDPEVLDGQAALLRTLAGALADRPNFIGMTLGNEINQFAAGPHPDPDRITPAQAGEWLERMLAACEEGAPDRPHVHAEYDAAWYQDDQPFTPAHAARLGAMTTVHSWVFNGTAQAHGRGGVATENHAAYLVELSKAWADDPRRPVWLQEVGAPAPLIPAGHAAAFTEATVVNALDCADLWGVTWWCSHDVDRSLADFPELEYSLGLLTSSGRVKPEGEAVARLAREWRGRVHAPAPRTTALVVDVGDELSAPRRSVCAPGGSVFEAFARLVGDGVRPAVVLASRADDKEHLALRGIDEVVVPEEVG
- a CDS encoding carbohydrate ABC transporter permease is translated as MRRRGRGVTDKEGRRVPLWQLVLRYVLLLVVLALTVGPFLWQLSTSLKGPHEDIFSSPPKFLPGQPTLDNYARVADTIPVWDYALNSLKVAAANVVTNCVGASLAGYALARMRFRGRRAATLAFILAMLVPVEGIIIAQFTTMRDLGLNNTLIAVLLPGSIGAMNVLLMRNAFLNLPYEVEEAAYVDGANAWQRYLRIALPAVKGTLAVVAIFAFMGAWDDFLWPLIVLSDPDRFTLTIGLNYLHGTFANDERLVAAGTVIAVAPLIVLFACLQRYFFRGVGEGAVKG
- a CDS encoding carbohydrate ABC transporter permease; the protein is MNSPTAAQADPSGPLAAAPAARSPRSGPHRAGRRIRRQLPTSPWLFAAPGLLVVGVFSLYPFVSTVVNSFTDRRTLVPGHYVGLANFRELWHDDMFWTGLRNSTLYVLGVVPALVVLPLLLAMLVQRHIPGIAFFRAAFYTPVVASIVVVGLIWVWMLDDRGLINSVLEAVGVGKVGFLSDQWLLLCSAMAVTVWKGLGYYMIIYLAALANVPRELHEAAAVDGAGAIRRFFTVTVPALRSTMVLVAALSSVSAFKVFSEVYLMAGPSGGPAGEDTTLVMLVQRVGTGLTGRVGYASAISVVVFAVTVALMLLVLRADRREDA
- a CDS encoding sugar ABC transporter substrate-binding protein, encoding MRISRRALAAAAVLATVLPLSACSGDSDSGSSDASGKVEGKITFQTWNLQANFKDYFNGVIADFQKKYPGTEVKWVDRPAEGYADKISADAAGGTLPDVVNVSPDLVAPLAKAGLALDLDKAAADYRKEYLPGAWQSHRIPGTPGTYAFPWYLNTGPLFYNKRLFSDAGLDAAKPPKTYDEVFADGLAMARKSNGKIATFANVPTIEDFGRYGVELMNKSGDGFAFNDAKGVELLTKYKELYDAKALDPQALTATPESAGHKFLTESVSMNPGSALDLANFKKQAPTLYKNIGITDQITSTGKANMYVMGVMVNSKSKRKPAAVAFAHFVTDAAHQMEFAKKVAIFPSTAGSLDDPYFTKEDGTDETRVRIAAAKSLKTAVNYTPVLFSEQMKTALRNEVAKALQGKQSPKEALDNAVKACDQLLKQS